A DNA window from Turicibacter sp. TJ11 contains the following coding sequences:
- a CDS encoding pyrimidine-nucleoside phosphorylase: MRMTDLISKKRHNIELTTTEIEWIIKGYTNKEIPDYQMSSFLMAVVFNGMTKAEQLALTQAMVNSGDVIDLSAIEGIKVDKHSTGGVGDKTSLILGPLVASMGVPVAKMSGRGLGHTGGTLDKLESISGMKIELDMQDFVKQVNEIKLSIIGQTGNLAPADKYLYALRDVTGTVESIPLIASSIMSKKIAAGADGIVLDVKFGAGAFMKTLDDAKVLAKAMVEIGRDAGRETVAFLTDMNQPLGFAIGNALEVKEAIETLNGRGPADLEELVLQLASYMVVLAKKAANTEQAYVQLKEKLRNGEALQKFKDFVAAQGGDINQIEDPNLLPSASTVLPVIASQTGYVEKIDALKIGIAAMKLGAGRATKEDTIDMGVGIVLNKKVGEFVNMGDVLAYIHTNQADSTEVIADIHQAYEMTESPVCSPTLIYDIIA; this comes from the coding sequence ATGAGAATGACTGATTTGATTTCTAAGAAAAGACATAACATTGAATTAACAACTACGGAAATTGAATGGATAATAAAGGGGTATACAAATAAAGAAATTCCAGATTATCAAATGTCATCTTTTTTAATGGCAGTTGTTTTTAATGGAATGACTAAAGCAGAACAGTTAGCATTGACTCAAGCGATGGTTAATAGCGGAGATGTTATTGATTTATCAGCGATTGAAGGAATTAAAGTAGATAAGCATTCAACAGGTGGTGTTGGTGATAAAACATCTTTAATTTTAGGTCCTTTAGTCGCTTCAATGGGGGTTCCTGTGGCAAAAATGAGTGGTCGTGGATTAGGCCATACCGGAGGAACACTCGATAAACTTGAGTCTATTTCGGGAATGAAAATTGAACTTGATATGCAAGATTTTGTGAAGCAAGTGAACGAGATTAAATTATCGATTATTGGGCAAACGGGGAACTTAGCTCCAGCCGATAAGTATTTATATGCTTTACGAGATGTAACCGGAACGGTAGAATCAATTCCACTGATTGCCTCATCCATTATGAGTAAAAAAATTGCGGCTGGTGCTGACGGGATCGTTTTAGATGTTAAATTTGGTGCCGGAGCATTTATGAAAACATTAGATGATGCAAAAGTATTAGCAAAAGCTATGGTGGAAATCGGGCGTGATGCAGGTCGTGAAACGGTTGCCTTCTTAACGGATATGAATCAACCATTAGGATTTGCGATTGGAAATGCATTAGAAGTTAAAGAAGCGATTGAAACATTAAATGGAAGAGGACCTGCTGATTTAGAAGAACTTGTATTACAGTTAGCAAGTTATATGGTTGTTTTAGCTAAAAAAGCTGCTAATACTGAGCAAGCCTATGTGCAACTGAAAGAAAAATTACGTAATGGAGAAGCATTACAGAAATTTAAAGACTTCGTTGCTGCACAAGGTGGAGATATTAATCAAATTGAAGATCCTAATTTATTACCGTCTGCTTCAACTGTTTTACCGGTCATAGCCTCTCAAACAGGATATGTTGAAAAAATAGATGCTTTAAAAATCGGAATTGCTGCGATGAAATTAGGAGCAGGACGTGCGACGAAAGAAGATACGATTGATATGGGAGTTGGCATTGTCCTAAATAAAAAGGTTGGTGAATTCGTTAATATGGGTGATGTGTTAGCTTATATTCATACTAATCAGGCTGACTCAACAGAAGTAATAGCTGACATTCATCAAGCTTATGAGATGACTGAATCTCCAGTTTGCTCACCTACATTAATTTATGATATTATTGCCTAG
- a CDS encoding dihydrofolate reductase: protein MISLIVAFDSHQLIGSNNQLPWYYPEDLAYFKEKTLGHDLLMGRQTFESILSYKNQPLPKRHHYVLTKTKSYDYESVTVLENWQLFIKQYPKDRELFIIGGRSVYEQTLPYVDRLYITHINQVFKGDTYFPVIDWNQWICIKEELSGELKFAIYERKDELKC from the coding sequence ATGATTTCGTTAATTGTGGCATTCGACTCTCATCAATTGATCGGTTCAAACAATCAACTTCCATGGTATTATCCAGAGGATTTAGCTTATTTTAAAGAAAAGACATTAGGACATGATCTTTTAATGGGAAGACAAACTTTTGAATCCATTTTATCTTATAAAAATCAACCGTTACCTAAGCGTCATCATTACGTTTTAACAAAAACAAAATCATACGATTATGAATCAGTTACGGTTTTAGAAAATTGGCAACTATTTATCAAACAGTATCCAAAAGACAGGGAGTTATTTATCATTGGGGGGCGTTCAGTCTATGAACAAACCTTACCTTATGTGGATCGTTTATACATTACACATATTAATCAAGTATTTAAAGGAGATACTTATTTTCCAGTGATTGATTGGAATCAATGGATTTGTATAAAAGAAGAGTTAAGTGGTGAGTTAAAGTTTGCTATCTATGAAAGAAAGGATGAGTTAAAGTGTTAA
- a CDS encoding 1-acyl-sn-glycerol-3-phosphate acyltransferase, whose protein sequence is MLNILWILLAILLIILIGSIVLVLCVNGRVQQLKDEKYTNKERFDFISWLVSWAIPLLFNVKVDAKGLEKLDEIEHGVIYANHQSNLDIVAMLKAIKKPHGYIAKKELDNIFLLSDSMRLIQCQFMDRTDVRQSVKVISAAAKSVKDGHLMVIFPEGTRKIQGEMGSFKAGSFKLAQKAKAEIIPVTIYNSYEVAKRWPRRTTIHLEIHDPIPYEAYEQLSTNEICEQVEQIIKSPINK, encoded by the coding sequence GTGTTAAATATTTTATGGATTCTATTAGCTATTCTATTAATCATTTTAATTGGATCAATTGTTTTAGTACTGTGCGTTAACGGACGCGTTCAACAACTGAAGGATGAAAAGTATACAAATAAAGAACGTTTTGATTTTATTAGTTGGCTTGTTTCGTGGGCAATTCCTTTATTATTTAATGTAAAAGTGGATGCGAAGGGATTAGAAAAGTTAGATGAGATTGAACATGGAGTCATTTATGCTAATCATCAAAGTAATCTAGATATTGTGGCCATGTTAAAAGCGATTAAGAAGCCACACGGTTACATTGCTAAGAAAGAACTAGATAATATCTTTTTATTAAGTGATTCGATGCGTTTAATTCAATGTCAGTTTATGGATCGTACTGATGTAAGACAGTCTGTTAAAGTGATCTCAGCAGCGGCAAAAAGCGTAAAAGATGGACATTTAATGGTCATCTTCCCAGAGGGAACACGCAAAATTCAAGGTGAGATGGGAAGCTTTAAAGCAGGAAGCTTTAAGCTAGCTCAAAAAGCTAAGGCTGAGATTATTCCTGTTACTATTTATAATAGTTATGAAGTAGCTAAACGTTGGCCTCGTCGTACGACTATTCATTTAGAAATTCATGATCCAATCCCTTACGAAGCATATGAGCAATTATCAACTAATGAAATTTGCGAGCAAGTTGAACAGATTATTAAATCTCCGATAAATAAATAA